One part of the Algibacter sp. L1A34 genome encodes these proteins:
- a CDS encoding bifunctional folylpolyglutamate synthase/dihydrofolate synthase has product MRYNDTLDWMFSQLPMYQRQGKSAYKVDLSNTALLINHLDNPHKHFKTIHVAGTNGKGSSSHMLASILQEAGYKVGLYTSPHLKDFRERIKINGEEVSKQFVTGFIERNKLFFEANQLSFFEMTVGMAFEYFSQEKVDIAVIEVGLGGRLDSTNIISPEVSVITNIGLDHTQFLGNTLELIAFEKGGIIKTKIPVVIGETQKETKPVFVDLATKNNSEIIFADQQDLNVYESDLKGDYQAKNIQTVVTAIKILQKKSYSISSRDIKKGLLNVIRNTGLLGRWQVLNENPKVVCDTGHNREGLIYVMKQLSNEVYNNLHIVFGVVNDKDLSSIIDLLPKKAEYYFCKPNISRGLAADELKEVFNAHNLKGESYNSVNEAYNIALEKANADDFIFIGGSTFVVAEII; this is encoded by the coding sequence ATGAGGTATAACGATACTTTAGATTGGATGTTTTCGCAACTGCCAATGTATCAAAGGCAGGGTAAATCGGCTTATAAAGTAGATTTAAGTAATACAGCTTTACTTATAAATCATTTAGATAACCCGCATAAACATTTTAAAACTATTCATGTTGCCGGAACGAATGGAAAAGGTTCTTCTAGCCACATGTTAGCATCTATTTTACAAGAAGCTGGCTATAAAGTAGGATTATATACTTCCCCACATTTAAAAGACTTTAGAGAGCGTATTAAGATTAATGGTGAAGAAGTTAGTAAACAATTTGTAACTGGTTTTATAGAACGAAATAAGTTGTTTTTTGAAGCAAATCAATTATCATTTTTTGAAATGACTGTTGGTATGGCTTTCGAGTATTTCTCTCAAGAAAAAGTTGATATTGCAGTTATTGAAGTTGGTTTAGGAGGTCGATTAGATTCTACAAATATTATTTCACCCGAAGTTTCTGTAATAACAAATATAGGTTTAGATCATACTCAGTTTTTAGGTAATACTTTAGAATTAATTGCTTTTGAAAAAGGAGGAATTATAAAGACTAAGATTCCCGTTGTGATTGGAGAAACCCAAAAGGAAACCAAACCAGTATTTGTTGATTTAGCAACTAAGAATAATTCTGAAATTATTTTTGCCGATCAGCAAGATTTAAATGTTTATGAATCTGATTTAAAAGGTGATTATCAAGCTAAAAATATTCAAACCGTTGTTACTGCAATAAAAATTCTTCAAAAGAAAAGTTATAGTATTTCATCAAGAGATATAAAAAAAGGATTGTTGAATGTTATAAGGAATACGGGTTTATTAGGACGCTGGCAAGTTTTAAATGAAAACCCGAAGGTAGTTTGCGATACGGGCCATAACCGAGAAGGATTGATTTATGTAATGAAACAGCTTTCAAATGAAGTTTACAATAATCTTCATATTGTTTTTGGTGTTGTAAATGATAAGGATTTATCTTCAATAATTGATTTGTTACCCAAAAAGGCCGAATATTACTTCTGTAAACCAAATATTTCTCGAGGATTAGCTGCGGACGAATTAAAAGAGGTGTTTAATGCACATAATTTAAAAGGTGAGAGCTATAATTCTGTAAATGAAGCTTATAATATAGCACTTGAAAAAGCTAATGCTGATGATTTTATATTTATAGGAGGGAGTACTTTTGTTGTTGCAGAAATAATTTAA
- a CDS encoding LuxR C-terminal-related transcriptional regulator, translating to MTRLDIKETYKEIFKSHDNPSLKKHIEKFIELDTYLPYSSTFFCVTNTQDLAFEYISKNMTACLGLDKTELKALGMRNFWSRMHPLDLEQWLQALNELMSFTLAEISLENRNRMSYTWNYRLKNSKDEYVNVIQNTTPLEFDSDNKPIIGLAHYTVLPAQMEMHVCASAKLLNEKNEYETVYFSNFSHKLLKGGISNRERDIIRLLVLNKSSKEIGTSLSISSNTVDTHRRNILKKLNISSTGELIGMLKMNRTLL from the coding sequence ATGACTAGACTTGACATTAAAGAGACTTATAAGGAAATATTCAAATCTCACGATAATCCATCTCTCAAAAAGCATATCGAGAAATTTATTGAGTTGGATACTTATTTGCCTTATAGTTCAACATTTTTTTGCGTTACCAATACTCAAGATCTAGCTTTTGAGTATATAAGTAAAAATATGACCGCTTGTTTAGGGTTGGATAAAACGGAATTAAAAGCGCTTGGTATGCGTAATTTTTGGAGTAGAATGCATCCGTTAGATTTAGAGCAGTGGCTTCAAGCTTTAAACGAATTAATGAGTTTTACCTTAGCTGAAATTTCTTTAGAAAATAGGAATCGAATGAGTTATACCTGGAATTATCGTTTAAAAAATTCTAAGGACGAATATGTAAACGTTATTCAAAATACGACACCCTTAGAGTTTGATAGTGATAATAAGCCTATTATTGGTTTAGCACATTATACGGTTTTGCCGGCTCAAATGGAAATGCATGTTTGTGCTTCTGCAAAGTTGTTAAATGAAAAGAATGAATATGAAACTGTTTACTTTAGCAATTTTTCGCATAAATTATTGAAAGGAGGTATTAGTAATCGAGAACGTGATATTATTCGACTTTTAGTGTTAAATAAATCTAGTAAAGAAATAGGAACTAGCTTAAGTATTAGTTCTAATACGGTTGATACACACCGAAGAAACATCTTAAAGAAGTTAAACATCTCGTCGACAGGAGAGTTAATAGGGATGCTTAAAATGAATAGAACTTTACTTTAA